Proteins encoded in a region of the Rutidosis leptorrhynchoides isolate AG116_Rl617_1_P2 chromosome 9, CSIRO_AGI_Rlap_v1, whole genome shotgun sequence genome:
- the LOC139868293 gene encoding uncharacterized protein, with protein MCTISLNIRGIGQTGKISWLKRICNKEKPTILGLQETKCGHTNDNTIESFWGNSDFKFIQKDSVGASGGILTIWDTNIFSFKYAIEGEFFLAICGSWAGYDSEIAFINVYGPHSSSKKLRLWNELSSLINSLTIPHIIFGDLNEVRNKTERMNSEYNQHWADNFNNFINNSGLINLPLGGKRFTRICEKTMKFSKLDRFLVSDSIFTLWPNISSKSLDRDLSDHCPIILRNNPLNFGPKPIRVFDAWLNLKDADTVIERAWSIPTVRNRPDCIFRNKLKNVKIELKKHSNQLDNIDSQIHGHLTECNNWEQIAETRPLSESEKQNWIDEKMQYIVKEKKKTNMLKQKSRIKWALEGDENSKYFHNYIKCRTSKNNIHGLSINGAWSEDPILIKQEAYSYFRNLFQSKHLRKECPSTTLHILIISPHRIINS; from the coding sequence ATGTGTACAATCTCTTTAAATATTCGGGGTATTGGGCAAACGGGTAAAATAAGCTGGCTTAAAAGAATTTGTAATAAAGAAAAACCTACGATTTTAGGCCTCCAGGAAACCAAATGTGGTCACACAAACGACAACACCATTGAATCTTTCTGGGGTAATTCTGATTTTAAATTCATCCAAAAGGATTCGGTTGGTGCATCTGGTGGTATCCTAACTATTTGGGACACCAATATCTTCTCGTTTAAGTATGCTATCGAGGGCGAATTTTTCTTAGCAATTTGCGGTTCATGGGCGGGATATGATTCAGAAATTGCTTTCATTAATGTTTATGGACCTCACTCCAGCTCCAAAAAACTCAGACTTTGGAATGAACTTTCATCTCTCATTAATTCCCTCACCATTCCTCACATTATTTTTGGTGATCTCAATGAAGTCCGAAACAAAACAGAACGTATGAATTCAGAATATAATCAACACTGGGCGGACAACTTTAATAACTTCATTAATAACTCGGGTTTAATTAATCTCCCTCTAGGTGGTAAAAGATTTACAAGGATATGCGAAAAAACAATGAAATTTAGTAAACTAGATCGATTTCTGGTCTCCGATAGCATCTTTACACTTTGGCCTAACATATCCTCCAAATCTCTTGATCGTGATCTTTCTGACCATTGTCCTATCATCCTAAGGAACAACCCCCTCAATTTTGGTCCTAAACCTATCCGTGTGTTTGATGCATGGCTTAACCTCAAAGATGCCGACACCGTCATAGAAAGGGCTTGGTCGATCCCTACCGTCAGAAATAGACCTGATTGCATCTTCCGTAATAAGCTAAAAAACGTTAAAATAGAACTTAAAAAACATAGTAACCAACTTGATAACATTGATTCACAAATTCATGGGCATTTAACCGAATGTAATAATTGGGAACAAATTGCAGAAACCAGACCATTATCTGAATCGGAAAAACAAAACTGGATTGATGAAAAAATGCAATATATCgttaaagaaaaaaagaaaactaaTATGCTCAAACAAAAATCAAGAATTAAATGGGCACTCGAGGGAGACGAAAACTCTAAATATTTCCACAACTACATCAAATGCAGAACAAGTAAAAATAATATCCACGGTCTGTCAATAAATGGTGCATGGTCCGAAGATCCTATCCTTATAAAACAAGAAGCTTACTCCTATTTTAGAAACCTCTTCCAATCCAAACATCTACGTAAGGAATGCCCCTCGACAACGCTTCACATCTTGATTATATCACCTCATCGGATAATCAACTCTTAG